In Lycium ferocissimum isolate CSIRO_LF1 chromosome 11, AGI_CSIRO_Lferr_CH_V1, whole genome shotgun sequence, a single genomic region encodes these proteins:
- the LOC132036725 gene encoding nicotinate phosphoribosyltransferase 2-like, with translation MAGVVVNGKKKEEIRGCKSDVISGPSNPMVTPLLTDLYQFTMAYAYWKAGKHNERAVFDLYFRKNPFGGEYTIFAGLEECIKFIAHYKLTEDEIAFIRSSLPPSCEDAFYNYLRGINCSDVEIYSIPEGSVVFPKVPLMRIEGPIAVVQLLETAFVNLINYASLVTTNAARHRFVAGKSKLLLEFGLRRAQGPDGGISASKYCYMGGFDATSNVAAGKLFGIPLRGTHSHAFVSSFMSPDEIIDKSLKHHDGSTVCKDFVSLVKTWLIKLKRSRLLGGIFSETNQSELAAFASYGLAFPGSFLALVDTYDVMRSGVPNFCAVALALNDLGYRAVGIRLDSGDLAYQSCEARKFFQTIEKEFGVPGFGKMNITASNDLNEETLDALKKQGHEVDSFGIGTHLVTCYAQPALGVVFKLVEINNQPRIKLSEDVTKVSIPCKKRCFRLYGKEGYPLVDIMTGENEPPPKVGERILCRHPFTESKRAYVVPQLVEELLKCFWPGSSDKTREDLPPLKDIRERCIEQLEQMRPDHMRRLNPTPYKVSVSAKLYDFIHFLWLNEAPVGELQ, from the exons GTTTGACTTGTATTTCCGGAAGAATCCATTTGGCGGTGAATATACAATTTTTGCTGGTTTAGAAGAATGCATAAAGTTTATTGCTCATTACAAATTAACTGAGGATGAGATAGCTTTTATCAGGTCATCGTTGCCCCCATCGTGTGAG GATGCTTTCTATAACTACCTTCGAGGAATTAACTGTTCAGATGTTGAGATATATTCTATACCTGAAGGATCAGTTGTCTTTCCCAAGGTTCCGTTGATGAGGATTGAAGGGCCAATTGCT GTGGTTCAACTACTGGAAACTGCATTTGTCAATCTCATAAACTATGCATCGCTAGTCACTACTAATGCAGCAAGACATCGTTTTGTTGCTGGAAAGTCCAAGCTGCTGTTGGAATTTGGGCTTCGAAGAGcacag GGTCCTGATGGTGGTATATCAGCTTCGAAATATTGCTACATGGGAGGATTTGATGCAACTAG CAATGTGGCAGCTGGAAAGTTATTTGGGATCCCGCTCCGTGGAACACATTCCCATGCCTTCGTTAGCTCATTTATG AGCCCAGATGAGATCATAGACAAATCACTTAAACACCATGATGGTTCTACTGTTTGTAAGGATTTTGTTAGTCTGGTGAAAACGTGGCTTATTAAATTAAAG CGGTCACGCTTATTAGGTGGAATCTTCAGCGAGACAAACCAAAGTGAGTTAGCAGCTTTCGCCTCATATGGGCTTGCCTTTCCTGGAAGCTTTTTGGCCCTTGTGGACACTTATGAT GTCATGAGAAGTGGTGTTCCAAATTTTTGTGCAGTTGCTCTTGCACTTAATGATTTGGG GTATAGAGCAGTTGGCATCAGATTAGACTCTGGTGATCTTGCTTATCAGTCATGCGAAGCCAGGAAATTCTTTCAAACCATTGAAAAAGAGTTTGGAGTGCCTGGTTTTGGAAAGATGAACATCACAGCTAGCAATGaccttaatgaggaaacattggATGCGCTAAAGAAACAG GGCCACGAGGTTGATTCTTTTGGCATTGGAACACATTTGGTTACCTGCTACGCACAGCCCGCTCTAGGTGTTGTTTTCAAGTTGGTTGAGATAAATAATCAACCTAGGATCAAACTGTCTGAAGATGTAACAAAG GTCTCTATTCCATGTAAAAAACGGTGTTTCAGATTATATGGAAAGGAAGGCTACCCCCTTGTCGATATAATGACCGGTGAAAATGAGCCACCTCCTAAG GTAGGAGAACGAATTTTGTGCCGTCATCCATTTACTGAATCTAAAAGGGCATATGTTGTGCCCCAGCTAGTTGAGGAGCTTTTAAAGTGTTTTTGGCCTGGAAGTTCAG ATAAAACACGGGAAGATCTGCCTCCATTGAAGGATATCAGGGAACGATGTATTGAACAACTGGAGCAAATGCGGCCAGATCATATGAGAAGACTGAACCCAACACCATACAAG GTTAGCGTGAGCGCAAAGTTGTatgatttcatccatttcctttGGCTCAACGAAGCGCCTGTTGGGGAGTTGCAGTGA